In a single window of the Candidatus Cloacimonadota bacterium genome:
- a CDS encoding methylmalonyl-CoA carboxyltransferase gives MKVSDKLNDLKQRVEKTKQMGGEARIEKQHAKKKLTARERLDLLFDEGTFREVDMFVKHRSTN, from the coding sequence ATGAAGGTTTCAGATAAACTAAATGATTTGAAACAGAGGGTAGAAAAAACGAAGCAGATGGGCGGAGAAGCTCGCATCGAAAAACAGCATGCCAAGAAGAAATTAACAGCACGAGAACGGCTTGATCTACTGTTTGATGAAGGTACTTTCCGCGAAGTTGATATGTTCGTGAAACATCGTTCCACCAATTT